A part of bacterium genomic DNA contains:
- a CDS encoding lmo0937 family membrane protein has product MLWTIAVVLVILWFLGLVTSYTLNGFIHVLLVVAVIAVLIRLIQGRRVL; this is encoded by the coding sequence ATGTTATGGACCATCGCAGTCGTGCTCGTCATTCTGTGGTTCCTGGGTCTCGTGACGTCCTACACCCTCAACGGCTTCATCCACGTGCTGCTCGTCGTGGCCGTCATCGCCGTGCTGATCCGCCTCATCCAGGGGCGACGGGTCCTGTAG